ATGACGCTGAGCAGCTGATGGCGGGGGGTGACGGAGACCGACTCGGAGAGCAGGTACGCGGTGCAGAGCGGGTCCTGGTTCCCCACGGCCAGAGCCagcacctggcagagctggctgtAGAGCGCACTGGGAGGGCAGTGGCTGATCGAGTTGAAGGCGTCTTTCAGGAGCTCACGGGCTGCGTCCAGCGAGGAGACCTCTGGAAGggacaaagcagcaaaaccccGGGGGCAGGATCAATATACGAAgggggcttgtaagaaagatggggacactttttagcagggcctgcagcgaTAGGACAAGCGGTTTTCAACTAAAAAGAGGGAAGATTTAGAccagatataaggaagaaatgtttcagaGCGAGGGTGGGGGAACACTGGGACGGGTTGCCCAGCGAGGTGGTCGATGGTCCATCCCTGGACacatccaaggccaggctggacggggccCTGAGCGACCCGATCTAGgtaaagatgtccctgctccctgcGGGGGGTTGGGCTCagaaggtcccttcccacccaaccCATCCCATGATTGCATGAgagagacaaaaattaaaactccTTCCCCCAGCGCCGGGGAGgagcccctctccctcctcagcTGTTTTGCCCTCTGCCCATACAGTGGGTTTCACCCGTTTAAATATCTCTTTTGCAGAGGTGCCACCGACCTCACCGACAGGCTACCTTTCGCTTTctccccccagagccccccagcaccAAAACCTCCCCACCCACGCCGTGCCGGGTGCTCACCGCCAGCCGCGGGCAGGGCGGAGGAGAGGGTCCCCTCCAGGCGCAGGGGGTCCCCACTGCCCGGCCGCTGCGCTGCCAGGACGTCCTCTTGGCGCAGGACCTCGTGCTCCCCCTCCGCACCCTTCTGCCCGCGGCGAGGCAGCCGTCTCCTGCCTGCGGGGAGGGACGAGGCGCCTCGTTCCTGGGACTGGCGGCAGCGGTGGGGCCGGCCCCACGCAGCTGCTTAGGGGTGCGTGAAGGCGAGACCACCCCCAATCCCCGGCATAGCCCAACTCACCTAGggctccctcctcttcctcagagACCTGCAAGACCTTGAAGCTGATCTCAAGCTCTTTCTCCAcattctcctcttcctcaaTGGCCCTCAGAAgctcccgctcctcctccaCTCTCTTGCCGGGAGCCCTGCGGGTCACCCGCTCCCTCTTCTCCGCGGCCGTGGCTCGGCGGGTGCCCGGCCGCCCTCTCCGGGGCTGGGCACCGCACCCCGGCGAGCTCGCCTGGGACCCCAGGGATTTGGGGGACAGAGCTTTGCGGGCGCAGGATGTCTTGTAGGTAGGTGTGGGGGTCAGCCCCACCTCAGGATCCTCCACGTCACTGTCATCGCTGAACAGCACCTGAAGGAGGACAGGGGGGGTTGGGGCTGGTACCGGGCGCCCCGGGCCGCCCCTCGCCTCCCTCCCCACTCACTTTTAGGCGAGACTTGACTCTCCCCAAAGCCTTGGGCGCTCGCAGGAGCCGGGACTTGCCAGCCGGTGGGGAGGATTCACTGAAGATGGTGAAGGGAGTCctggggccgggggctgcgtGCGCCCTGGTGCGGGGACAGGCTTTCTGGCGCGGGGTGCAGGGCACCGTCACCGGGCGGATGACTATGGGGGGCACCTCGCTGTCCAAGTCACCCGGGGCAAAGACATCGTCCGTGTTCCGCGCAGCCGGGGCCTTCGCTCGCTGGCTCTTCTTCGCTCTGGGtttgggggcggcgggggccaaCGCCAGCTTGTTTTTGCGCCTTTGGGGTTGAGCCTTGTCCGTTTTGAAGGTCTGGGGGACGGCCGCCGCTTTGGGCTCTGCCGGAGGCGGCGTGGGCAGCCGCAAAGACCAAGAGCCGGCAAAAACGCCATCCATGGAGTCGCCGCGCCCGGAGGCCAGGCGGCAAACGGCGGCCACGGCTTTGGCgagcagcaggctggccctGGAGACCTCCAGGCTGGGCAGGTGGGGTCTGCAGGACGCTAGGAAGGTCAGCCCcgtctccagctcctcctgcagctcctccgccagctggGGGCTGGCCAGGCTCTGAAGGGCCAACGTGGCATAGCCGGTGGCCACCAGATCgtgcagcagctccagcgcAGGCAGGTCCCGGCCGCCGGAGCCGCCCCGCAGCTTGTCTCGCAGCACAGCGGCGAAGCGGGTGGCCACGGCGGTGCAGCGCGGCAGCACGGCACGGATCAGACGCAGCCCCTCGGCCACGGCGCCCGCTGCCAGCTCGCCCTGGGCGCAGGAGAGGAGCCAGCGCAGGCAGACGGCCGAGAGGGCCAGGTCGGAGCAGAGGCAGCACGGGCAGGCTGCCGGGTGTGTGAGGAAGGCcagtctcctcctcttctcgcGCTTCAGCTCCGGTGAGGCGGTGAGAGCATCCGCCTTCTCCAGCCCACTCACCGTGGCCACAAACTCCATCGCGGGGCCATTCAGGAAAGCTTCCTCTTCCCCCGGGGGCTCAGTGGAGGGGTCCTGTGGCTTCTTGCCCTCACATTTGCCCTTCCTGAGCAGGATTTTTGTCTGGCCTTTCTGCTTCTTGCTGACTTTAAGttctgcaggcagaggggagggttATTTTGGCATCGTCCCCGCACAGCCCTCCCGCCGCAGCCGGCCCGAGGGGCGTGGGAAGCTGGACCCGACACTTCTGCTTTCCCCAGCTACACCTTTATCAGCTGGAGGAGTCGCTTGACAAGCGGAGACATGGCTCAGAGTCACCCGCCCACCTCTGCACCCTCCTGGGCGATGGGGATGGGCGCAAGGCAGATCTTTCACCCCAGCCCAAAAGTGGGCGCAAAAGGGGTCGTCCCTGGCACTGCTTGGGTGTGGGGCTCACCTCAGCGCCCCCACTCCTCTCCTCTGAGCCCGGAGCGGGGACTCACCGGTGTCAGACTCCAGGAGGAAGAGAGCCTGATGGAGGTCAAAGTGGCTCAGCTCCAGCTCGCTCTGCTGTAGCTCCAGCTGGGCCTTCAACACCAGGAAGGTAGTGCTCCTGGGGGGAAAACAGCCCTCAGAGCCCCAACCACAGCAGCCATCGCTCCATCCCCAGGGCCGAGCGGGAGGGAGGCAGGTGGGCAGCGAGGAGCGAGCTCACGCCCGGCCTGGCAAGCTGAATTATAGAACCACAGggtgccctgagctgggagggacccgcagggaccatcgagcccagcccccggccctgcacaggacaccccaaattcacaccgtgtctctgagggccttggccaagcgcttctggaatatcgccaggctggtgccgcgatgcctccctggggagcctgtgccagggccccaccaccctctgggggaaggaccttctcctaatgcccagcctaaccctcccctggcacatctccctgccgttccctcggggcctggcgttgggcaccagagagcagagaccagccctgcccctcctcctgccctcgggagggggctgcagagcccatgaggctgccctcggcctcctctgctccagctgaacaaacccagggactccagccgcccctcgtacggtttcccctctaaacccttccccagctccgtggcctcctctggacactctccagtagctttataccctttATATTCCATATATCCTTTATATCATTGATATCCTACGCCCTGTGGCACCCAACGCTGCCCGCAGcgctcgaggtgaggccgccccagcgcggggcagagcgggacaatccccccctcgcccggctgcgatgcggggctcggtgccccccagggcacggctggcccatgttcaacttgccgtcggccagaacccccaggtccctctgcagagctgctccccagccccctgcaccccagccccctgcacccccgcctccccgcaccccagccccctgcacccccgcctccccgcacaggcagccccctgctccccagccccccgcacccccgcctccccgcaccccagccccccgcacccccgcctccccgcaccccagccccccgcacccccgcctccccgcaccccagccccctgcacccccgcctccccgcaccccagccccctgcacccctgcctccccgcaccccagccccctgcacccccgcctccccgcacccccgcctccccgcaccccagccccctgcacccccgcctccctgcaccccagccccctgcacccccgcctccccgcacccccgcctccccgcaccccagccccccgcacccccgcctCCCCGCACCCCCGCCTCCCCGCACGGCCAGGGGGGCCCTGCCCCAGGGGCAAAGCCCAGCCCTTGGCCCTGCTGACCCCCGCAGGGTCGGCGGCTGCCCGGCTCCCCACTTCGCCTCGACCCCTCCGCAGGCCCTGGCCGCCCTCGGGAGCGCCCGCAGCTCCTCCCGACCCTGCGTCGCCGAGGGGCcgggtccctcccagccccgcgcccAAGCGTTTACGGGGACCCGGAGGAGCGCTGGCCCCGGGGCGACCCCCGCCCGCCCGATGTAACCCCGCTTGCTCCAACCCTCCGAGCCCGACGCGCGGCCGGCGCtcaccccctgcaccccgcgTGTAGCCGGCCGGGTGCTGGACGCTGCGCCCCGGAGGAGGCCGGGAGACGGCAGCgacagctttactgaaatccagaaagatcCCGtcgactggcttcccttggtcactcacgtgggtgaccttgtcacaGGGGGAAACCACGTCTGTtgagcaggactttcccctcgtgagccCGTGCTGGCCGGGGCAGCGCCTGCGTCGCCTTTCGGCTGTTTCCTCAATACCTCCCCGAATCACCTCcgtaattttgccaggcacacACCTTGCCGGGCACCAACGTCCCCGGCGGCCGCAGGGCGGCTCAGCCCTAACCGAGCATCCCCGGGAGCCCGCGGCCAGCCTGTCCCCCACCCCTCAGGCAACTCACCACTGGAAGGCTTGCAGTCTCATGGCCAGCTTGACGGCCTCCAAGCAGAAGGCTTTAGCTTTACACACCACCTCCAACCTGCTGAGCAGAGCCACCAGGTGCTCCGAGCAGGCCAACAAGTCAGCCAGCACTTGCCACTTCAGCAGCAGGTTGTCCCCTGCGAGGGGTGACAGGGAAGGTGAGCGGAGCTGCTCCTCCtggagaggcaggcagggagccccACTGGCCGGGGAAAGGGGTGGGTTTCGGTCCCCACGAACAACCGGCTCACCGTAATCCACAAACTGGACGTCGGATGCTGTTGTCTGACAGCCCAGCACGTCGCTGCCCATCAGGAGGATGATGATGCTGCGGAAGAGCTTGTGGGCTTCGGCGAGAGCCGTCTCAGGTGTCTTCCACCCTGCACGAGGGCGGTTGTGGGTATCAGCCCCACTCAAgaccctcccccccagccccagtgcagaGCAACTCCCCAAAATTCCCTCTCCTTGCCCCAAACGGGCTGGTTTGGAAAAACCCAGGGGTCAGATGTTTGCACGGAGCTTCGGCCACAGGCCCTGTCACCCTGGTGCTCACTGGGAGGGTTTTAAACATCCCCCGGCAACTCACCCTGCACCACGATCCACTGCTGGAGCTCTGGCGAGAGGCGGGCGGGGGGAAGGCTCAGGTAGACGGCCACCAGCTGAAGGACGTGGGCTCGCAGCAGGTACCAGACCCTCGTGATTTTTTGCAGAGCCGGGTTCTGGAGCACCCCCAGCAACAGGGTAAGACCCTCTTCAAtctgcagagggagaaaaagagtcACCATTTGAGGTCCAGGGCGTCTCCCTGCCCAAGGTCCCTGGTGAGAGGCACTGAGATAGCCAGACAGAGCTGCCGCAGTCTCCTCTTACCCTCTAACACTACTTCTGAGGTGGAAAAAGGGCTTTAGCAGCCTTACCCGGTCATTGACGCAGCACAGCTGGCTGCGGAGCAGGAGGCAggtttgctgcagcagcaggtaggAATCGTCGCTGCTGTCGGATTTCTGCAGGCAGGACTCCGTCTCCTCCAGGAAAAGCTGGAAACCAACGGGCCGGCGTGAGGGCTGCGGCCTCAGGGATCGGCCAAGCTCACCCTGCCggcccttccctccctgccagaCTTACCTGGGCATAGCTGGGGCACTCCAGGCGGAAAAGCAGCTTGGTGACCTGGCACAGGGCTCCGGCCGTGCCCAGGCTGTCCCCGAGCGCGCTGCACAGGGCTCTGACCAGGAGGTAGCTCTCCATGGCTTGCAAGGGCTAGGGGGCAGGAACCCCCCCCAAAGGTACAGTCAGAGACCACCTCAGAGAGACCCTGCGTGCCTGGGGAAGCTGCCATCCCGCCGGCCACCTCCCCAGCAGCGTTACCTTGGCCATCAGCTTGTAGAGAGCTGCCAGGAGGTGCAGGGAGGCGACAGTCTGCTCGGGGCTGCGCACGGCCGGGACGCCCGGCGTCGCCAGGAGCTGCTTCCACAAGGCAAAGGCGTCGTCCAGGCTTTTGGACAGAGCTGAGGGCGTACCACGGGTCTGAGACACCCTGACCCGAAACCAGGCGCGCCCAAAGAGCCTCTTCAAGAGCCCAAACCCGCCAGCGTCCTCACCGGTCTCTGTCGCCAGGTTGAAGGAGATGCCATTGTACAGGAACCTGTCCTCCAGCAGCCTGCCTTCGTAGTTGAGGTCGTTGGGCTCAAAGTCATCCAGGTTCTTCAGCCCCTGGGCTTTggctctctgctccctctctgtgctctgcagcgGGGGAGAAGGCAGCAGCGACGCACGTTAAGAGCCACCACGGGGTTTCCAGCAGGGTCTGGGTGGCTCTTGGTGGCCCCAGTGCAGAGCTGGGTGTTGGTGGCAGGGCTGAGGAGGGCACCCGCCACGCACACGAAGCCCCCATGGCATTTCCAGATTGGGACGCGTTTCGgcatcccacagctccccctCTGCCGCCGCCACCCACCTTCTCCAGCTTGGACTCCAGGGTGCAGATGTAGAGCCAGAGCAGAGCCTGCGCCTGGTCATCGAGGAGCTGGTCCCGGTTCTGGGCGCTCCGGGGCACCAACTCGAGCAGCCGCAAGGCTTCACAGATAGAGTCCAGGGAGGAGCTGCCAGACAGAGGGATTAGAAACAGCCTTCTGCCCCCAAAACCCCTGGGGCACCTTAAAGGGAGGGACAGATACAGCCCAGCACCCTTAACAGAGTAAACGGCCAGAGCAATAACACTCCAGATCCTCAAAACACCCCCTGAGGACCTTTAAATGCTCCTGGGGGGCTTTGAAGGACACAAGGAGGTGATCCTGGTGCGCCAGCGTCCACCCACCAGTCCGTCTGCTGGGCGTAGCTGCGGTAGCACAAGACCTGGGCCAGCTCTGTCAAGCCGACGGCTCGCTCGTGCAGGCGGCCGCTCTCCTCCGAGCAGATCTCCAGCAGGTCGCAGAGGACGTTGTAGCGTTCCTGCCCCGTGTCGGCTCGGATGGTCTTGTAGGCCTTCAACTCCGCAAAGAGGACGGTCACCAAGGTGTCTGCGTCCAGGTTGTGCCCCTCCAAGCCTTCCTTGAGGGTCCTGGGGGGGAGAGAGATGTAGAGGGGCTCTGCACAGAGCGCAGCGGAGCCGAGCACGCCTCGCAAGGAGAAACAGCCTCATTTTACCAGCTTGGGAAGCGCAGCTTTCAAAACATCCACCCCCCACGCACCAGGCAGCCTTCCAGGTCTTACCGCAACCGTAACTCCTCGGCCCCCTGTTTCACGGCATCCATTTTGACTCTGACCCAGAAGGAGACGGGCTCCGCCAGCAGCTCGCCGATCCGGCCCCGCAGCGCAGCCAGCCACTGCACCACACACGCCAGGGCTCTCTCCAGCCGCCCCAGCTTGCGGTAGCTTTCCACCTGCAGCCTGAAACATTTGTGCAGCTGCGGGGGAAAGCACAGAGAAACGGCTTCAGCGCTATGTGGGAGCAAACTCCCCGCCTCCCTCGACCCGTACCGCAGCCCCCTCTCCCGCCTGGGCGAAGGGGAGGTCTCAGAGcagggaattggggttgttctAGCAGCAAAAAGCTGGTCCCGTCCTCTCCTTTGCTCCCCTGGCACCAGGACCACGTTCAGTTCAGCCCCGTTTCTGCCAGGAGCATCAGACAAGCCCTTACCCTCTCCGGGGGGATCTCTGGACACGCGTAGGCATCCGCCATCTCCAGCCCCTTGCAGAAGAGCTCGCTGACAGAGCTGGCCTCCTCATGAAGGTTCTGGTTGTAGAAGATGTAGGCCAGCTTGAACGTGCACAGCACTGCCGCAAGGGAAACCCAGATATTAAAGACACGATGGAGAGAGAACGACCCCTCCCTCTCCTTACCCAGCCAGGGACGGTCACCCTCTGCCCTGGCCCCACCAGCCACATACTCTGCGTGGCAGAGAACCCCCTCAGGTCACGGACACTGAGCTCTGCCACCGCATTCGACCTGAGACAGGGCCGAGGAGCTGGGTTTGGTCCCACCTGTCACGGCACTGACCGGTGATGTCGAGGTACTTGGCTCGCTCGCTCTCGGGGAGCCCCTCCAGTGCCTCCAGCATCCACACCACGCTCGCCCTGCAGCCCGCCGTCAGCCGCTCCAGACCCAGCCAGCCCGCCGCCTGCAACGGCtccagggagagggagaggatggCCGGCAAGAGGCCACCAGCGACCCACAGCCCCCGCAGAACCTCCCCGGGGTGGCGTGAGcagccccttccaaccccaccAATGTGCCACCACCTCTGATGGGAGAAGACACCCAGCACCACGAGGGTCTCGCCCACCCCCAGTGCCAGGGACCATCCCCTCCACTGGTGGTACCTGGGAGCACTGGAAGGCGTCGTAGGTCATGCTGGCGAAGAGCTGGAGGCTGCGGTAGAGCACCTGCTTCACCATGAGCTTCTCTTTGACACCATCAGGAGGAACCTatggagggaagggaagcagcTTTCGTGGGGCCAGGGCAGCACCGAGCACTGCCGGCAGCCAGGGACACCAGAGAGGGACACACTGCTGATGCATTAAGGGGAGCACCGAGCCCGCAGCAGGGTTACGAACCCTCCAGCTACTCACAGAGGCTCTGATCAACCACGTTACGTGGTCGACCCACTCTCAGCCCCAGCCTTACCCTCTCCAGCAGCCGCTGGAGGACACGGCAGTGCCCCTCCGTGAAGGCACAGAGGCCAAGCACGTCCTCCCGGccaaagagctgctgcttgctCCTCTTCACGTACTCGCCGAGGGAGGAGACGGTGAACTGGCAGCTCTCAGCCAGCACCCTGAGGAACCGCTCCGAGGCCTCCGCTGCCGCCCCGAGAGCCGCCGCGGCCTGGGATAAGGGTGGCCCCGCAGGACCGGTGCTCTTGGCCAACACCCGGCTCAGCTGAACCCCGGCCTCCAGGAGGGACAGCGGGTCACCAAAAGATTTTGCGGAGCTGCCGGTGGCCCCCAGGAAGCCCCTCGCATCCTCTACTGCCTCCTCCGCCTCCCTGTACTGGCCGCGCTTGCAGAGATGCCGGCACTGCTCCAGGGTGAGCTCGAAGAAGCAGAGGGATTGCTGGAGGGTGGGGGGCTCCGCCGCCTCCCTTCGCAGAGTCGCAAGCAAGCAGTCCCCGAGCTGCTGGCTGAGGAAAGCCAAGGATGGCGCCTGCTGGGCTTCGTACAAGGCGGcagtggcagctgcctgctgtgctgtCTGGGAGGTGAAGAAGGGGGGCTGCAGCGGCAGCAAGGCCTCCTCGtccacctccagcagcaggaggaagcgCAGGGCTCGCAGACGGGCCAAGAGGACGGCTCTACCCTCCTCCTGCGGCCAGTCGGGCTCGGCCAGCGTGTCGGCCCCTCTCCAGAGCACGCTGAAGCTGCTGTAGGCGATGGCCGCGAAGTCCTTGGAGGGTGCCTGGCCGGGGCGGTAGGTCAGCAGCCGGGCACGGAGGAGGTCGGCCACCCTCCAGCAGGCACCGCCGCTCCCGCGGCCGGCCATGTTCCTCAGCAGGTGGTAGAGGATCTTCTCCAGGTAGAGAGGAGCGGGCTGCGGCGCGGCGCTCAGGTAGCCCTGGCACGCTGCCTCGGCTGCGGCTGCCACGCTGGCGGCAAGTGCCGGCGAGCCCCCCGGCTCGGCCATCCGCTCGACACACAGCCGCAGGACTTTGTCGCAGACCTGGCTTTTCCGCAGCCGGGAGGCCTGGCTGGCATTGCCCTGGAAGGGTAAGAGGTGTTTCTGGGCAGGGGAGGGTGTCAGACCCCCGGCACCCAGCCCAGGGCCCTCGGGGGAGGGTCACCCTGCCCCATGGTGCCGCAGCAGAGCCCCTCAGTCCCCAGCTCACCTTCAGCTCGAGGAGCAGCTTCTCTATGCCCTCCTGGCTGTCCAGCTGGGGGGCAAAATCAGCTCCTTTGAGGTTCTTCATGTGTGACACCGGACTGGCAACTGGGCAGACTGGGGTGGGCAGGCAAAGGTGTGGGacccccacagctcccagcaccctctctggacctgcagcccccccacagGCTGGCAAGCAACTCCAAGCCCCACTTGCCAGTCCCCCCCAGTGCTCAGACCCCCACTCCCCAGATCCCTGGGGGACGGCAGTCTACTCAGGCCccactccccagcccctctAGGGCACACAGCCCTCCCTAGCCCCACTCCCCAGACCCCAGTGCTCATAGCCCCCCACCACACCATTTTTCAGCCCTgtgggagcccccagccccactgcccagTCTACCCAGGACCCATAGCCTCACTCCCAGCCCTTGCTAAGGCacacagcccccccagccctgctccttgaCCCCCCCAACCTCACTCCTGGCCCCCCCTCAGGGCACTCAGCCCCCCCAGCTTCACTCCttgccccccccagccccactccccgCCCCCCCACGGGGCACACAGccgctcccagccccacagagcctcCTCCAATCCCCACTCCCGCCCCCCACACAGGGcacacagcccccccccagccccactccccgcccccccggggcactcagccccccgccccaaggGCACACACCCCACTCCCGGGCCCCTCCGGGGGtccgcggccgccccccgcgTCCGCAGCCCCTCAGACTCACGGTGCCGGTGCCGCTGCTTCGCCGTTGGGTGCAGGCCCCGCCGCGCGCCCCGTTCAAATGTCCTCCGCAGCCAATCAGCGCGCGGCTCCGCCGGGACCTCCCGCGCGGGGCACGCCGGGAGTTGTAGTCCGCCTGCCCGGGGTGCGCATGCGCACGTCGCCCCGTGCAATGGCGGCCGCTGTGCGGGGACCCCCGTGCCGTGGGGGTCAGTGTGCGGGGACGCCTCTGCGGTGACGGGTGGGTGCACGGGAACCCTCGTGCAATGGGAGCCGTTGTGCAAGCTCCTCCCCGTGCAATGGTGACAATTGTGCGGGGACCCCTGTGTAATGGGGGGCAGGTGCACGGGGTCCCCTGTGCGATGGGGGTGATTGTGCGGGACCCTCGTGTGGTGGGGGTGGTTGTGGGGGACCCCTGTGTGATGGGGGTGGTTGTGCAGGACCCTCGTGTGGTGGGGGTGGTTGTGGGGGACCCCTGTGTGATGGGGGTGGTTGTGCAGGACCCTCGTGTGGTGGGGGTGGTTGTGGGGGACCCCTGTGCGATGGGGGTGATTGTGCAGGACCCTCGTGTGGTGGGGGTGGTTGTGGGGGACCCCTGTGTGATGGGGGTGGTTGTACAGGACCCTCCTGTGGTGGGGGTGGTTGTGGGGGA
The Phalacrocorax carbo chromosome 27, bPhaCar2.1, whole genome shotgun sequence genome window above contains:
- the ESPL1 gene encoding separin isoform X2, whose translation is MKNLKGADFAPQLDSQEGIEKLLLELKGNASQASRLRKSQVCDKVLRLCVERMAEPGGSPALAASVAAAAEAACQGYLSAAPQPAPLYLEKILYHLLRNMAGRGSGGACWRVADLLRARLLTYRPGQAPSKDFAAIAYSSFSVLWRGADTLAEPDWPQEEGRAVLLARLRALRFLLLLEVDEEALLPLQPPFFTSQTAQQAAATAALYEAQQAPSLAFLSQQLGDCLLATLRREAAEPPTLQQSLCFFELTLEQCRHLCKRGQYREAEEAVEDARGFLGATGSSAKSFGDPLSLLEAGVQLSRVLAKSTGPAGPPLSQAAAALGAAAEASERFLRVLAESCQFTVSSLGEYVKRSKQQLFGREDVLGLCAFTEGHCRVLQRLLERVPPDGVKEKLMVKQVLYRSLQLFASMTYDAFQCSQAAGWLGLERLTAGCRASVVWMLEALEGLPESERAKYLDITVLCTFKLAYIFYNQNLHEEASSVSELFCKGLEMADAYACPEIPPERLHKCFRLQVESYRKLGRLERALACVVQWLAALRGRIGELLAEPVSFWVRVKMDAVKQGAEELRLRTLKEGLEGHNLDADTLVTVLFAELKAYKTIRADTGQERYNVLCDLLEICSEESGRLHERAVGLTELAQVLCYRSYAQQTDCSSLDSICEALRLLELVPRSAQNRDQLLDDQAQALLWLYICTLESKLEKSTEREQRAKAQGLKNLDDFEPNDLNYEGRLLEDRFLYNGISFNLATETALSKSLDDAFALWKQLLATPGVPAVRSPEQTVASLHLLAALYKLMAKPLQAMESYLLVRALCSALGDSLGTAGALCQVTKLLFRLECPSYAQLFLEETESCLQKSDSSDDSYLLLQQTCLLLRSQLCCVNDRIEEGLTLLLGVLQNPALQKITRVWYLLRAHVLQLVAVYLSLPPARLSPELQQWIVVQGWKTPETALAEAHKLFRSIIILLMGSDVLGCQTTASDVQFVDYGDNLLLKWQVLADLLACSEHLVALLSRLEVVCKAKAFCLEAVKLAMRLQAFQWSTTFLVLKAQLELQQSELELSHFDLHQALFLLESDTELKVSKKQKGQTKILLRKGKCEGKKPQDPSTEPPGEEEAFLNGPAMEFVATVSGLEKADALTASPELKREKRRRLAFLTHPAACPCCLCSDLALSAVCLRWLLSCAQGELAAGAVAEGLRLIRAVLPRCTAVATRFAAVLRDKLRGGSGGRDLPALELLHDLVATGYATLALQSLASPQLAEELQEELETGLTFLASCRPHLPSLEVSRASLLLAKAVAAVCRLASGRGDSMDGVFAGSWSLRLPTPPPAEPKAAAVPQTFKTDKAQPQRRKNKLALAPAAPKPRAKKSQRAKAPAARNTDDVFAPGDLDSEVPPIVIRPVTVPCTPRQKACPRTRAHAAPGPRTPFTIFSESSPPAGKSRLLRAPKALGRVKSRLKVLFSDDSDVEDPEVGLTPTPTYKTSCARKALSPKSLGSQASSPGCGAQPRRGRPGTRRATAAEKRERVTRRAPGKRVEEERELLRAIEEEENVEKELEISFKVLQVSEEEEGALGRRRLPRRGQKGAEGEHEVLRQEDVLAAQRPGSGDPLRLEGTLSSALPAAGEVSSLDAARELLKDAFNSISHCPPSALYSQLCQVLALAVGNQDPLCTAYLLSESVSVTPRHQLLSVIHRKIQKEKKSRGDVAEQLRGLSLQEGSAAQHSHHLTELERFFTFSSTGLGAEVLEGFRRQLQQIPSGVTVCTLTLASVQPASVGDTLLLTRLEKGTAPVTIRIPTALNVPLRSVLSNFDAIQKEQKEANSCTDKQEWWQRRTELDRRMKSLIEMLETQVLGCWRAALIPSGPEPGLAEEAARLHPQLCQCGWRDSDPTLLQVVLNAAPLLAPRDVQALAFGLCPAQPHKAWSLLQEAVEKRRACAKQSGGSLVLVLDKHLQKLPWESMVCLKAVPVTRLPSLRFLLSYSLAQKRQAGSVLSRGVNPSSTFYVLNPHSNLLGTEERFRGWFESEPGWKGVTGAIPSPDQMQAALLEHDLYIYAGHGAGARLLDGQTIARLDCRAVTLLFGCSSAALAVRGSLEGSGIVLKYIMAGCPLVLGNLWDVTDRDIDRYAQALLQGWLRGGSGAPLLSYVAQARQAPKLKYLIGAAPVAYGLPVCLQ